In Oreochromis aureus strain Israel breed Guangdong linkage group 15, ZZ_aureus, whole genome shotgun sequence, a single genomic region encodes these proteins:
- the LOC120433268 gene encoding uncharacterized protein LOC120433268 isoform X1, translated as MGYDHVLSHFYPDRCSVCMQSTCSSDSLSPLLCPDCNRTCRSPLCFQNHKKPTERRERLASNCQLYKKCLKCSLLYYIAVKGKPHKCTKSKCRICGQEKISDQQTHECYMQVLERETKHNNKLIFYDFETFVNDHGEHTPFLVCTKTSNGKSWNCQGEDCAEKFLAHFRRPLFKGSIFIAHNAKGFDAYIILRAMVKQGLKPKLIMQGSKVISFTDADFNQRYIDSSCFLPMPLSAIPKAMGFSDSVKGFFPHSFSSRETLKYVGPYPPPSAYSLERMTTEGRHDFYKWYHSVSSGTFNFMKHALLYCENDVEILARGCTLFRNGFIEETGVDPFSRSTLASACLKTYLTNFMPANSLAIPCPLNYRNQVKSFSSSSIQ; from the coding sequence ATGGGGTATGATCACGTGTTATCCCACTTCTACCCTGATCGTTGCTCTGTCTGTATGCAATCCACATGTAGTAGCGACAGCCTCTCTCCACTGTTATGCCCAGACTGTAATCGTACCTGTCGATCGCCGCTCTGTTTCCAGAACCATAAAAAGCCAACTGAGAGGCGTGAAAGACTCGCAAGCAACTGTCAGCTCTATAAAAAATGTCTCAAGTGCTCTCTTCTTTATTATATTGCTGTAAAAGGTAAACCCCACAAATGCACTAAGAGTAAATGCAGAATTTGCGGCCAAGAGAAAATAAGTGATCAGCAAACACACGAGTGCTATATGCAGGTTTTAGAACGCGAgacaaaacataacaacaagttgattttttatgattttgaaACGTTTGTAAACGATCACGGTGAACACACTCCTTTTCTGGTGTGTACAAAAACATCAAATGGTAAATCTTGGAACTGTCAGGGTGAGGATTGCGCTGAAAAGTTTCTCGCTCATTTTAGACGACCCCTCTTTAAGGGGTCTATTTTTATCGCTCATAATGCTAAGGGTTTTGATGCTTACATTATTCTCAGGGCTATGGTTAAGCAAGGTTTAAAACCAAAGTTAATCATGCAAGGCTCGAAAGTGATCAGCTTTACAGACGCAGACTTTAATCAACGCTATATTGACTCTAGCTGCTTTCTCCCTATGCCGCTGTCAGCTATACCCAAAGCAATGGGTTTTTCAGACAGTGTTAAGGGGTTTTTTCCTCATTCTTTCAGCTCGAGAGAAACTCTAAAATATGTAGGCCCTTACCCTCCCCCCTCAGCCTACAGTCTGGAGCGGATGACAACAGAAGGCAGGCATGATTTTTACAAATGGTATCATTCAGTCAGCTCCGGTACCTTCAATTTCATGAAACACGCCCTGTTATATTGTGAAAACGATGTTGAAATTCTAGCTCGGGGTTGCACATTGTTCAGAAACGGGTTTATTGAAGAGACAGGTGTAGATCCTTTCAGCCGCAGCACGCTTGCAAGCGCGTGCCTGAAAACTTATTTAACAAACTTCATGCCTGCGAATTCTTTGGCAATACCATGTCCTCTAAATTACCGTAATCAGGTCAAATCATTTTCATCATCCTCAATTCAATGA
- the LOC120433268 gene encoding uncharacterized protein LOC120433268 isoform X2: protein MDNQEQDITDPFLALETALARLNENTHHHSQNTPPQNHEQPDVINNNNNDPLEMLNLALARLAPSESAPQNNSQNLEGEHVEAQTESEPAHSQQNISDPFAALNRALEALAQIQDEVQIPPELLSQINRLNENRFNDSHSQHSLSSSPDIVSVNHPLNHSPPLQLLSCFNDCNQQQSSGFAPNIVSVNEPLNPVNNDRDHSFQQGGNPDQSCAGNSAQPFIVVRNKFNNVEIREILNFPPPNHIPDYAQYYQGITGSAREITNRVFSHASPGDLIQLELIGQQLQNNVSAIIRDNRDLSEFENLFLRTVQSNWSVMCNGSLELIAQIVRPPSGSSKRHLSQILNNKIVRKKRRFFYTWFITL from the coding sequence ATGGATAACCAGGAACAAGATATTACAGACCCATTTCTTGCTTTAGAAACAGCGTTAGCTAGGTTAAATGAAAATACTCATCATCATTCACAGAATACACCTCCACAAAACCATGAGCAACCTGATgtgatcaataataataataatgacccTTTAGAAATGCTTAATTTAGCTCTTGCACGATTAGCCCCTAGTGAAAGTGCCCCGCAAAATAACTCTCAGAATTTAGAAGGGGAGCATGTTGAGGCCCAAACAGAGTCAGAACCGGCTCATTCTCAACAAAACATTTCTGACCCTTTTGCAGCTCTTAATCGCGCTTTAGAAGCCTTGGCGCAAATACAGGATGAGGTTCAAATACCGCCAGAGTTATTGAGTCAAATAAACAGGCTAAATGAAAATCGTTTCAATGATTCTCATAGCCAGCATTCGCTCAGCTCTTCCCCAGACATTGTCTCTGTTAACCACCCGCTCAACCACAGCCCACCCCTACAGTTGTTAAGCTGTTTCAATGACTGTAATCAACAACAATCGTCCGGCTTTGCCCCAAACATTGTCTCTGTTAACGAGCCACTTAACCCAGTAAACAATGATCGCGATCATAGTTTTCAACAAGGGGGTAATCCAGACCAGAGTTGCGCCGGCAATTCAGCACAACCGTTTATAGTTGTcagaaataaatttaataacgttgAAATTAGAGAAATTTTGAATTTCCCTCCTCCAAACCATATACCCGATTACGCCCAATATTATCAAGGTATAACGGGCAGTGCCCGTGAAATAACAAACCGGGTATTCTCGCATGCAAGTCCAGGCGATCTTATACAATTAGAGTTGATAGGGCAACAGTTACAAAATAATGTTTCAGCCATTATACGGGACAATCGTGATTTGAGTGAATTTGAAAATTTATTCTTGAGAACTGTGCAATCAAATTGGTCGGTTATGTGCAATGGCTCGCTTGAGCTTATAGCTCAGATCGTTAGACCCCCTTCTGGTAGCAGTAAGAGACATCTTAGTCAGATACTCAACAACAAAATTGTGAGAAAGAAAAGGCGTTTTTTTTATACATGGTTCATAACCCTGTGA